From Flavobacterium arcticum, the proteins below share one genomic window:
- a CDS encoding inorganic diphosphatase: protein MSAANLKTFDVLIEIPKGSRNKYEYDFELKKIRYDRMLFSSMMYPADYGFIPETLALDGDPLDVLVLVTEPTFPGCVMEVKPIGVFHMADEKGPDEKIVCVPVSDPIWNKLENLDDMNPHLLKEIEHFFQVYKDLEQKKVDVGGWGDVNEAREIIDKCVDRFDTIENRPEGLFSIG, encoded by the coding sequence ATGTCTGCAGCAAACCTAAAAACATTTGATGTTCTGATAGAAATCCCAAAGGGAAGCAGGAACAAGTATGAATATGACTTCGAATTAAAAAAAATACGCTACGACAGGATGCTTTTTTCTTCTATGATGTATCCTGCCGATTATGGTTTTATTCCTGAAACTCTTGCACTTGATGGAGATCCTCTTGATGTATTAGTGTTGGTTACAGAGCCTACTTTTCCTGGTTGTGTAATGGAAGTAAAACCTATTGGTGTTTTCCATATGGCTGATGAAAAAGGACCAGATGAAAAAATTGTATGTGTGCCAGTATCAGATCCAATTTGGAACAAATTGGAAAATCTAGATGATATGAATCCACACCTATTAAAAGAGATAGAACATTTCTTCCAAGTATATAAAGATCTTGAGCAAAAGAAAGTTGATGTTGGCGGATGGGGCGATGTAAATGAAGCTCGCGAAATTATAGACAAGTGTGTAGATCGTTTTGATACTATAGAGAATAGACCAGAAGGATTGTTCAGTATTGGATAA